The following proteins come from a genomic window of Aminivibrio pyruvatiphilus:
- a CDS encoding Na+/H+ antiporter NhaC family protein, translated as MAKEEQQGDISAAGALTALGGILAILAGGTLAFGIHIAVLLALCGIFTTAFFRLQYGFGWRLLFVDGVLPMFSRASGALGILLSVGPLIAAWTLSGTIPYLVSTGLDLLTPRIFLPAAFLLCSFASLLTGTSWGTAATFGVALTAVAGGLGIPAAAAAGAIVGGAYFGDKLSPVSDTTVLAAAVAEVDVMDHIRSTLWTTIPGAVLSVAVYAAAGSGAGGAMDMAGIAAMTSALSGRFFLSPVLLLPPLVLLVMAWKRFPTLAALWTSVGLALPLALFQGYGPWEILAAMAAGPRVVTGNPAVDDLLGRGGLLFLAGVAAVVCAAYVFAGQLEATGTFRRVSGLLQRRFIGRSRGKFVLSVSLTGMTVAVATGNSYLSEILPGTMFRRLADEMDISRRVLSRTLEDSGTVVVPLVPWSAAAVYMSAVLGVSAGEYLPWAVICYSGVPAAWLFAFSGIALWPSDRREEKQRPGR; from the coding sequence ATGGCGAAAGAGGAACAGCAGGGCGACATTTCCGCTGCCGGGGCGCTGACCGCCCTCGGCGGCATCCTTGCCATCCTCGCCGGGGGCACCCTGGCGTTCGGAATTCATATCGCCGTGCTGCTGGCCCTCTGCGGGATATTCACCACGGCTTTTTTCCGGCTGCAGTACGGCTTCGGGTGGAGGCTCCTCTTCGTCGACGGAGTGCTCCCCATGTTCTCCCGGGCGTCCGGGGCCCTTGGTATCCTTCTCAGCGTGGGGCCCCTCATCGCCGCATGGACCCTCTCCGGCACCATTCCCTACCTTGTCTCCACAGGGCTTGATCTTCTCACTCCCCGGATTTTCCTGCCCGCGGCCTTTCTCCTCTGCTCCTTCGCCTCCCTGCTCACGGGCACGTCCTGGGGTACTGCGGCCACCTTCGGCGTAGCCCTCACCGCCGTCGCCGGCGGCCTCGGCATTCCCGCCGCCGCCGCCGCCGGGGCCATCGTGGGGGGCGCCTACTTCGGCGACAAGCTCAGTCCCGTCTCGGACACCACGGTCCTCGCCGCCGCTGTGGCGGAAGTGGACGTCATGGACCATATCAGGTCCACCCTCTGGACCACCATCCCCGGAGCGGTCCTGAGCGTGGCCGTCTACGCCGCGGCGGGGTCAGGGGCCGGAGGAGCCATGGACATGGCTGGAATCGCGGCAATGACATCGGCCCTTTCTGGACGGTTTTTCCTCAGCCCCGTTCTGCTCCTTCCTCCCCTGGTCCTTTTGGTCATGGCATGGAAACGGTTTCCCACCCTGGCGGCCCTGTGGACATCCGTGGGGCTTGCCCTCCCCCTGGCCCTGTTCCAGGGGTACGGCCCATGGGAGATTTTGGCCGCCATGGCCGCCGGTCCCCGGGTGGTCACCGGAAACCCGGCGGTGGACGACCTTCTCGGCAGGGGAGGGCTGCTCTTCCTGGCAGGGGTGGCCGCAGTGGTCTGCGCCGCCTATGTCTTCGCCGGGCAGCTTGAAGCCACGGGAACCTTCCGTCGGGTCAGCGGCCTTCTCCAGAGGCGGTTCATCGGCCGCAGCAGGGGAAAATTCGTCCTCTCCGTCTCCCTCACGGGGATGACGGTGGCCGTCGCCACGGGAAACTCCTACCTGAGCGAGATCCTCCCCGGTACCATGTTCCGGCGCCTCGCCGACGAGATGGACATCTCCAGGAGGGTTCTCTCCCGCACCCTGGAGGACTCGGGAACGGTGGTGGTCCCTCTCGTTCCGTGGTCTGCCGCTGCGGTCTACATGTCAGCGGTGCTCGGCGTTTCAGCGGGGGAATATCTTCCCTGGGCGGTGATATGCTACTCCGGCGTGCCGGCGGCATGGCTGTTCGCCTTTTCGGGGATCGCCCTCTGGCCGTCGGACCGGCGGGAAGAAAAACAACGCCCGGGGCGATGA